One Oncorhynchus kisutch isolate 150728-3 linkage group LG30, Okis_V2, whole genome shotgun sequence genomic window, CCTACTGCCAGCCcctgctgttttttttatttttttattttttattccacctttatttaaccaggtaggctagttgagaacaagttctcatttgcaactgcgacctggccaagataaatcatagcagtgtgagcagacaacacagagttacacatggagtaaacaattaacaagtcaataacacagtagaaaacaaagggggagtctatatacaatgtgtgcaaaaggcatgaggaggtaggcaaataataacaattttgcagattaacactggagtgatgaatgatcagatggtcatgtacaggtagagatattggtgtgcaaaagagcagaaaagtaaataaataaaaacagtatggggatgagttaggtgaaaaagggtgggctatttaccaatagactatgtacagctgggTCTgtggtgaaccaagggctgtatctgttcttagttctgcattttttgaacggagcatgcttatctaaaatggtgaggaagttacttttaaagaatgaccaggcatcctcaactgacgggatgaggtcaatgtccttccaggatacccgggccaggtcgattagaaaggcctgctcacagaagtgttttagggagcgttttgacagtgatgaggggtggtcgtttgactgcggctccgtagcggatacaggcaatgaggcagtgatcgctgagatcctggttgaagacagcggaggtgtatttggagggccagttggtcaggatgacgtctatgagggtgcctttgtttacagagttagggttgtacctggtgggttccttgatgatttgtgtgagattgagggcatctagcttagattgtaggactggcgggttGTTAAGcttatcccagtttaggtcacctaacagaacaaactctgaagctagatggggggtgatcaattcacaaatggtgtccagggcacagctgggagctgaggggggtcggtagcaggcggcaacagtgagagacttttttctggagagagtcattttcaaaattagtagttcgaactgtttgggtatggacctggaaagtatgacattactttgcaggctctctctgcaatagactgcaactcctccccctttggcagttatatcttgacggaagatgttatagttgggtatggaaatctctgaatttttggtggccttcctgagccaggattcagacacagcaaggacatcagggttagcagagtgtgctaaagcagtgagtaaaacaaacttagggaggaggcttctgatgttgacatgcatgaaaccaaggctttttcgatcacagaagtcaacaaatgagggtgcctggggacatgcagggcctgggtttacctccacatcacccgcggaacagagaaggagtagtatgagggtgcggctaaaggctatcaaaactggtcgcctagagcgttggggacagagaataagaggagcaggtttctgggcatggtataatatattcagggcataatgcgcagacaggggtatggtggggtgcgggtacagcggaggtaagcccaggcactgggtgatgaggagagaggttgtatctctggacatggttgtaatgggtgaggtcaccgcatgtgtggaggtgggacaaaggagttatcaggggtatgaagagtggaactaggggctccattgtgaactaaaacaatgataactaacctgaacaacagtatacaaggcatattgacatttgagagagacatacagcgaggcatacagtaatcacaggtgttgaattgggaaagctagctaaaacagtaggtgagacaacagctaatcagctagcacaacagcaggtaaaatggcgttgactaggcaacaGGGCCAACAGATATCCTACACTACTCTAGTTTAGCGGGGATATTAGGGGGGCAATTGTCTCTAAGGCGGCAGAGCGTACAGGGCCATAATGCCGCagatttctttatatatttttttacagtgcACACACAGGAGGTCCCATACTTAGAAGAAATGTCTGGAGACAGGAAAATGCACACCAGTGTAGGCAGCGTAGAACACTTAGAGAAAAGATAAGCAGTGCTCCAATGCAATGCTGCTTGCTTTTCTTTCCCCTTCTGAGAAAGATATtggtgccatgtaaaaaaaaaactaccaagaacaacacacacacagttgacaaAGTCACGAGAGAAAGATAAAGGGGCCTGTTCAGGAGGGTGCAATGTAACAGAACGTTCAGATGGAAAAGTATTAGGTAATCAGAATAGGTAATCATGTcaaacataagaatttgttcttaactgacttgcctagtttaaaaaacaACATTCATTACGGTTCTATCTGTAAAGTTGAGTGTTTCACCTCACTGAATACACTCTGggtggagtaaaaaaaaaaatgtttaaaaaaagtaGTGTGTACCTGCATGCACTGCCCATCTCAATCATCTTGATGACATCTTCAGCACACGAAACGTACATCTCCTGCAGGCCGACCACCTGGACCTGTTGTTTCTCATCCTCCAGCACTCGCAGCTTGGCCTTCTTGTTCAGCAGATCAAATACCTGAGGAGTAAGCAAGTGTGTAAGCAAAATGTCAAATGAGTCTTCTCTACACTTTTCTCCTATCATCATCATGGATTCtccatcaaaaaaaaaaaaaaaaaatcatgtcaACCATCCAAACCACCAAGCTGCTTGAGGAGCACTGAGCTTTTCCTTCTCACCTTGCTGTTGTAGATCTCAAAGAATGTCACGTAGGGACACAGGTCCAGACCGGAATATCTCCTCTGCTTCAGGAGGGCGAACACATCCTGAGCTGAAGAACAAGGAGGAGTTACAGGACACTGAAAGACATCATTGAAGTATGTCCTAAGTAAAGGTTATTCACATATAACCTTCATGTACAAAACCTTTTTCTTTGTATATAAAATGTGAGGTGGACAGATCTATTCCTTAGTCCTAGATATTTCTGAGATCAGTACTATCACAATATTTCCTAATCAAATAAGTTAATTGCTCGCGTAAacaggttagcagatgttatagcggctGCAGCAAAACACTTGTGGTTCTAGCTTCTAACAGTACAGTAAAAATGGTAAGACAAGTACCaaaatctatttaaaaaatgaaagaatCAAAGGATACCTCATAGGGATGTGAATCTTTCCCTTTAAAGacgtttcagtttttttttaaagactcgGTTCGACACGATTCAATAACGTGTTGCATAAACATACATTTTCCATTCTAAATTCAAATCTGCTCCTGATGGAGCTCATGAGCTAGGCCTCTCTGAACTGACCGCGTCTGGAAATTATTTATACGTCTATGGTGCATGTAGGCACCGGAGCTAAGCCATAAGGGAAACTGGGTATCTAGCCAGCAGCGTTGCCGTTCTTAACACTCAAACctctgtcttgcccattcactctttCCAAGAGACTGACCAGCTGAATGCTATGAtcgcttattgatgtcacttgttaaatccacttgaaatcagcgtagatgaaggggatttttaagcctcgagacatgAATTGTGTGTGTACCATCGAGgttgaatgggaaagacaaaagatttaaactgcctttgaacagggtacggtAGTCGGTgcaaggcgcaccggtttgtgtcaagaacggaAATCCTGCTGggattaggaaggtgttcttaatgttttgtacacaatccatgtctcaaaaatccttctttaacccatctcttccccttaatctacactgattgaagtggatttaacaggtgacatcaataacagatcatagctttcacctggtcagtctcatgtaaagagcaggtgttcctaatgttttgtacactaagtgTATAGCACAACTTTGGATTTCACAGTCTCATAATCGAATGGTTTAGACCTTTTGGAAGTTGACAGATTTGGAGAGCTTATCTTGTTCTCTCGGTTGGACCATGCAGTACGGGTGGCAAAAGTATCCTGCGGCAGATGGCTATATAGGTCAGCTAATACATGACTAAAGTCCCAGTGCGCTACTTTTgtgaacaatatatatatatatatatatatatatattattttgaatGGTGTGATGCAGCACCCCTACATCCCACAGCTATGCTAGaagatcaatgactgtcaacatAATTACATGCTTAGTTGTCACAGAAAGTAGTAAGAAAGAAATTTAAGCAAAACAATTACGCAAACCCGTGAATCGTAAAATGTGAATCTATTTTCTGACCGTTGCATGCTACATTTGGATCGGTTAGGAGTCCCAGCCGGATCACTGCTCTCATGTCTTAAACATTTGAACCAGGGATGCGCAACGGTGAATTGTTACATCCCTAATAACTAAGCCAAAAATGCAATGTTGTTGAAGCCAATAGCAGGGAGACAATGAATCACCTGCCATGGCATAGATCCCTTTCGCGTTGTTCTGGCTTTTCCCTGAAAAATCTCCTCCCATTGTCTGGATAGGGTAAAAGATAGGTATACATTTTACatgacatgtaaaaaaaaaatctggtggACTTTGAGACAAAACTGCTCTAGTCAGTCTGTCAGGTAAACGGTAAGACTTACATGAGTTTTACCACTTCCAGTTTGTCCGTAAGCAAAACAAGTTGCCACCCCACCATCAAAGATGGTCTGGACAAGGGGCTTGGCAGTGAACCTACCAGTGAAAAATATTGGTATATAACCATGTTGCAAAAACAAGTAAATGACAAACTTCATAGGAGAACATACTTGCAAAGGGTATTAAGTTGTTTTTTTTATCAGCAAATTGTAAAATAACCCTGATAGAGAAAAACAGAACACTTGTTTAGAAACCAATAAATGTGAATACCTGTACACTAAGTCATTGGTGGATGACTCGTCAAAGGAGTAGTCAAAATGGAAGACCTGGTTGTCAAGGTACTTTGTCAGGTCCACTTTCTGCTTGGGCTCATGAAGGAGCAGCGTTCCATTACCAGGGATAGAAACCACATCAATATCGTTCTTAGTCACCTCTAAGACAACCACACATAGAAAGTCAAATTGAGAAGCAGCTTGGTGGATACAGGTCAGTCAGAGAAAAGTTTTAGTTTGGTCAATTAAAAGTAAGTAACCTTTACTGTTGAGAGGACGCTTGCGAACGCACACACAAATGCTACGAGCTTCAACCTGTGAATCAAAAATTAAATTACATAGCTGATAAACACTAGTTAAGAAAGGCCTCCCACATTTGAACTCTTCTCCTCCATCTTACCATATCAGACAGAGATAAAGGAAGTACTTCCAAGGTCTCTCTGAACTCTTCAATCATCTGGTAAAACTGCTTGTTCGGTCGGTTTGTGTCTTCAAACTACAGCGAGGAGAAATACATGTAACGGAGAAAGTGATGGGTAGTAGTATTTAATATTGCCAATACATTAGTAAAGGCTTTTAATGTGTCCACAACGTCAAATGAAAATAAAAGGAGGAAATTGACAGTAAGTCCGATCTACCTACTGGTATGCATCTACAAAAATAATTAACACAGGACAATAGTACCAGGTAAACAGACAGTGGCTGTATCTGAATACCCATACTAGAGTACTATATACTCAAACGGCAAACTAATTTCGGTGTTTAATCTAGTAGAACCCACTTGTCTTTTCCATTAGCTGATAAATCAGATAAATTGACATGCCGTACCAAAATTAACAAATGACGAAGTCATTGCAAGTGCACATTAGGAGTGCCATTTTCAAAATTTCACATactataaaactgtattttctcGCATACCATTTAGTCATGACCTCGACTaaactgtacccccgcacatggacttggtaccggtatcccctgtatatagtctcgttattgttatgtacttttattgtgttactttcttgaactgcattgttggttaaggacttaaGTAACATTTcccagtaaggtctacactgttgtatTTGACGTATGCGAAAAATTTAATTTGATTAAAATGGGTATTTGGACATGGCCACTGTCTCATGTGACCAATTCTCTTACTTTTCCTTTCTTGGGCACCATGTCCAAGCTCTTGACTGCATGGGACAATCTTTTGTTCACTGGTTTGCTCATGTCTTGGGGTAGCACTGATCTCCGTCTGCCTGAAAGAGTGAAGTATCTAATGGGATGAAGATGCTCACAAAAGATAGCAGGGCGTCTCATactaggatcaggtcctctgGTCTATttaatcttattcattgtgatctacaaggcaaaactgatcctagatcagcactcctcttCTGAGGCAATATAAAAACACAGGCCCAGGGAAATAAACATAGTGATGCGTGTGACTCAAAGTTCCTAAAGCTCACTTGAGGTGACTGAGGAAACACTCTTCTCATTCTCCTTCAGGGCCTCGTTGACTGGGGGCAGGACAGCAGTCGGTCTCTGACTGTTCCTTTTCCTCTCTCGGTTGGGCACACCTGGAAAATGAAGCATGATGACAAAGGTGAATATCAAGAGGTCTCTGAGTCACTGAGTGAAGCATTCAGAGTGTAATGGGATAAATTATGCCAGTATGTTTGTGCCttcatgccaactccttgtcacaCCAAACAAAGGTTTGACAATGACTgcaatggagttggcaagagcacaaacagatctgggaccaggctataggggAAAGGCAATAAGTCAGAAATCATTGAGGCACACCCCACCTGAAGCTTTGAGGACAGAGGGTGGATACTCTGAAGACAGGGAGTCATGCTTAGTCTTAGCAGCAAGCTCAGAGACAGGAGCAAGGGTCCGGAACAAGCATGTCTGCCGTGTAGACTTTCTTGGAAGTGGAACTGAGAGGAAATTAGTACATATTCCACTACAGTTAAATGAAGTAGATTAATAACTCCTGTTCATCATCCTACTGATCCCAAGACTAGACACCAAACCATAAAAATAATGATTTTATATGTAGTCCTACT contains:
- the LOC109875167 gene encoding kinesin-like protein KIF2C isoform X2, with amino-acid sequence MDSTMANLLVGLSVNIQRSDGRVHPANVKSVDSTKRTVTVEWLEKSVCRGKELEMNELWSLNKELFERMKPTSIPAPPEKKCESRLRSSGVPAPSSLPLPRKSTRQTCLFRTLAPVSELAAKTKHDSLSSEYPPSVLKASGVPNRERKRNSQRPTAVLPPVNEALKENEKSVSSVTSSRRRSVLPQDMSKPVNKRLSHAVKSLDMVPKKGKFEDTNRPNKQFYQMIEEFRETLEVLPLSLSDMVEARSICVCVRKRPLNSKEVTKNDIDVVSIPGNGTLLLHEPKQKVDLTKYLDNQVFHFDYSFDESSTNDLVYRFTAKPLVQTIFDGGVATCFAYGQTGSGKTHTMGGDFSGKSQNNAKGIYAMAAQDVFALLKQRRYSGLDLCPYVTFFEIYNSKVFDLLNKKAKLRVLEDEKQQVQVVGLQEMYVSCAEDVIKMIEMGSACRTSGQTSANANSSRSHAVLQVILRRRNQVHGKFSLVDLAGNERGIDVRSSDRQTLVETAEINRSLLALKECIRSLGMDSHHIPFRMSKLTQVLRDSFIGENSRTCMIAMVSPGMSSCDSTVNTLRYADRVKELNGTLKMNDADLPKKIDEMEVEDSSSSEEDSIVPMTDVYEAISQVSELEERVHEELTGASNIIKLMEMPSYDIEAGATDIVDYARKLLDTVLALQSAIDGARLARMSPKSDHGAVF